In Nocardia sputorum, a single genomic region encodes these proteins:
- a CDS encoding solute symporter family protein, protein MNTVHTYAAAATVGNPVANIAIFGVFVVFTMIVVIRASRNNATAADYFTGGRGFSGPQNGVAIAGDYLSAASFLGIAGAIAVYGYDGFLYSIGFLVAWLVALLLVAEMLRNTGKFTMADVLSFRLKEGPVRTAAALSTLTVSLFYLLAQMAGAGGLVALLLDISDKTGQSVVIAVVGVLMIVYVLVGGMKGTTWVQIIKAVLLIVGAALMTVMVFAKFGFNVSDILGSAQEAVSESSNKAVAARDVLAPGAQYGGSETSKLNFLSLGLALVLGTAGLPHVLMRFYTVPTAKEARRSVVWAIGLIGAFYLFTLVLGYGAAAIVGPDRILAAAGGQNSAAPLLAFELGGVVLLGVISAVAFATILAVVAGLTITASASFAHDIYANVIKRGKAGEREQVQVSRITAVVIGVLAIALGILANGQNVAFLVALAFAVAASANLPTILYSLFWRRFNTTGALWSMYGGLISTIVLIVFSPAVSGTKTAMLPGMDFDWFPLSNPGIVSIPLAFLLGVLGTFVGGRSEDPAKAAEMEVRSLTGVGAEKAVVH, encoded by the coding sequence GTGAACACCGTGCACACCTACGCCGCCGCCGCGACGGTCGGCAACCCGGTCGCGAATATCGCCATCTTCGGCGTCTTCGTCGTGTTCACCATGATCGTGGTGATCCGGGCCAGCCGGAACAACGCCACCGCCGCCGACTACTTCACCGGCGGGCGCGGCTTCTCCGGCCCGCAGAACGGCGTCGCCATCGCGGGCGACTATCTCTCGGCCGCGAGCTTCCTCGGCATCGCGGGCGCCATCGCGGTCTACGGCTACGACGGATTCCTCTACTCCATCGGATTCCTCGTCGCCTGGCTGGTCGCGCTGTTGCTGGTCGCCGAGATGCTGCGCAACACCGGCAAATTCACCATGGCCGACGTGCTGAGCTTCCGGCTGAAGGAAGGCCCGGTGCGCACCGCCGCCGCGCTGTCCACGCTCACGGTGTCGCTGTTCTACCTGCTCGCTCAGATGGCGGGCGCGGGCGGGCTCGTCGCGTTGCTGCTGGACATCTCCGATAAGACCGGACAGTCCGTCGTGATCGCCGTCGTCGGTGTGTTGATGATCGTGTACGTGCTGGTCGGCGGCATGAAGGGCACCACGTGGGTGCAGATCATCAAGGCCGTGCTGCTGATCGTGGGCGCGGCGCTGATGACCGTCATGGTGTTCGCCAAGTTCGGTTTCAACGTCTCCGACATCCTCGGTTCCGCGCAGGAAGCCGTCTCCGAGTCGTCGAACAAGGCCGTCGCCGCGCGTGACGTCCTCGCCCCCGGCGCGCAGTACGGCGGCAGTGAGACCTCGAAGCTCAACTTCCTGTCCCTCGGTCTGGCGTTGGTGCTCGGCACCGCGGGGCTGCCGCACGTGCTGATGCGCTTCTACACCGTGCCCACCGCCAAAGAGGCGCGGCGCTCGGTGGTCTGGGCGATCGGCCTGATCGGCGCGTTCTACCTGTTCACCCTGGTGCTGGGCTACGGCGCGGCGGCGATCGTCGGGCCGGACCGCATCCTGGCGGCCGCGGGCGGGCAGAATTCGGCGGCGCCGCTGCTGGCCTTCGAGCTGGGCGGCGTGGTGCTGCTCGGCGTGATCTCCGCGGTCGCCTTCGCCACCATTCTCGCGGTGGTCGCGGGCCTGACCATCACCGCGTCGGCGTCGTTCGCCCACGACATCTACGCCAACGTCATCAAGCGCGGCAAAGCCGGTGAGCGCGAACAGGTCCAGGTCTCCCGGATCACCGCGGTGGTGATCGGCGTGCTGGCCATCGCCCTGGGCATCCTGGCGAACGGCCAGAACGTCGCCTTCCTGGTGGCGCTGGCGTTCGCGGTCGCCGCGTCGGCGAACCTGCCGACCATCCTGTACTCGCTGTTCTGGCGGCGGTTCAACACCACCGGTGCGCTGTGGAGCATGTACGGCGGCCTGATCTCGACGATCGTGCTGATCGTGTTCTCCCCCGCGGTCTCCGGTACCAAGACCGCCATGCTGCCCGGCATGGACTTCGACTGGTTCCCGCTGTCCAACCCGGGCATCGTGTCCATC